Proteins encoded by one window of Gemmatimonas aurantiaca:
- a CDS encoding transketolase C-terminal domain-containing protein, whose product MPAKTAARPAARSAKPITVTPRAGFDWRRIAYHTLVSRALDDVEETTNRNRTSVPREHLVLYQFSARGHDMAQVILGSLLQGPHDGAGAYYRSRPLLLSLGLSIADAFGSPLGRAGGFSDGRDIGVVCNLASPERCTVLPMAGDVGSQYTPAAGWAQSILYHRDTLKDGSYATSMSVALGGDASVATSGFWAALTMATTLRLPMLFYIEDNNLGISVRGDMQTPGADIAKNLASFGNLFIRNGSGIDPHEAAGLLEEAVNHIRSGKGPALVRLTVPRLSSHSGPDNQKGYRTEDEIAVDVGRDPLPRLRDYLVPSLLSESEWADLEAEVARDVQAGLDAARARPMPDPATVALHVYAEPAFDGQAMGGLTPDERAALPGTETPSDDGELLRFAEAVRRTLRRELAVNPKVVVFGEDVGRKGGVHLVTEGLQKQFGAERVFDTSLSEEGIIGRAVGMAVSGLMPVAEIQFRKYADPATEQLNNCGTMRWRTANQFAAPIVVRMPGGFGKDVGDPWHSLSDEVRFAHAYGWQVAIPSNAADAVGLLRTAMRSPNPTIYFEHRSLLMTGDGSARYPGDDYVIPFGKARLVQAGTDLTLVSWGAMVHRCVEAMAGLEGRVELLDLRTIAPWDREAVLSSVRKTGRCLIVHEDNLSAGFGAEIAGTLAQDAFWFLDAPIERLAPRDIPVPYHPDLLAEVVPTPERIRASIDALLVA is encoded by the coding sequence ATGCCTGCCAAGACTGCTGCACGACCCGCCGCGCGAAGCGCGAAGCCCATCACCGTGACACCGCGCGCCGGATTCGACTGGCGCCGGATCGCGTACCATACGCTGGTCTCGCGCGCGCTCGACGATGTCGAAGAAACCACGAATCGCAATCGCACGAGTGTGCCGCGTGAACATCTGGTGCTCTACCAGTTCTCCGCGCGCGGTCATGACATGGCGCAGGTCATCCTCGGCTCGCTGCTGCAGGGGCCGCACGACGGCGCGGGTGCGTATTACCGCTCCCGTCCGCTGCTGCTGTCGCTGGGTCTGAGCATCGCCGATGCGTTCGGCAGCCCCCTCGGCCGTGCCGGGGGGTTCAGCGATGGCCGCGATATCGGCGTCGTCTGCAACCTGGCCAGCCCCGAGCGATGCACCGTGCTGCCGATGGCCGGTGACGTGGGTTCGCAGTACACCCCCGCGGCCGGCTGGGCGCAGAGCATCCTCTATCATCGCGACACGCTGAAGGATGGCTCGTACGCCACGAGCATGAGCGTCGCCCTCGGCGGTGATGCCTCGGTGGCGACCAGTGGATTCTGGGCCGCGCTCACCATGGCGACCACGCTCAGGTTGCCGATGTTGTTCTACATCGAGGACAACAACCTCGGCATCAGCGTGCGCGGTGACATGCAGACACCGGGCGCGGACATCGCGAAGAACCTCGCGTCCTTCGGCAATCTCTTCATCCGCAACGGCAGCGGCATCGATCCGCACGAAGCCGCAGGCCTGCTCGAGGAAGCCGTCAATCACATCCGGAGCGGCAAGGGGCCTGCCCTGGTGCGGCTCACCGTCCCCCGGCTGTCGAGTCATTCGGGTCCGGACAATCAGAAGGGTTACCGCACCGAGGACGAAATTGCGGTCGATGTGGGGCGGGACCCATTGCCACGACTGCGCGACTATCTCGTGCCCTCACTACTCAGCGAAAGCGAGTGGGCCGACCTGGAAGCCGAAGTGGCGCGCGATGTGCAAGCGGGCCTCGACGCGGCGCGAGCGCGTCCGATGCCGGATCCGGCCACCGTGGCGCTGCATGTGTACGCCGAACCGGCCTTCGACGGACAGGCCATGGGCGGACTCACGCCAGACGAGCGCGCGGCGCTGCCTGGAACGGAAACGCCATCGGACGACGGGGAACTGCTGCGCTTCGCCGAGGCGGTGCGTCGGACCCTGCGGCGGGAACTGGCCGTGAACCCCAAAGTGGTGGTGTTCGGCGAAGACGTGGGCCGGAAGGGCGGCGTGCACCTCGTCACCGAAGGGCTGCAGAAGCAATTCGGTGCCGAGCGTGTCTTCGACACCAGTCTGAGTGAGGAAGGCATCATCGGGCGGGCGGTCGGCATGGCGGTGAGCGGACTCATGCCGGTGGCCGAGATCCAGTTCCGCAAATACGCCGATCCGGCCACGGAGCAGCTCAACAACTGCGGCACGATGCGCTGGCGCACGGCCAACCAGTTCGCGGCGCCGATCGTGGTGCGCATGCCGGGCGGTTTTGGCAAGGATGTGGGCGACCCCTGGCATTCGCTGAGCGACGAAGTGCGGTTTGCGCACGCCTACGGCTGGCAGGTGGCAATTCCGTCCAATGCCGCCGACGCGGTAGGGTTGCTTCGCACCGCCATGCGCAGCCCCAACCCCACCATCTACTTCGAGCATCGTTCGCTGCTCATGACGGGCGACGGCAGCGCCCGGTACCCGGGGGACGACTACGTCATTCCATTCGGCAAGGCGCGCCTGGTGCAGGCCGGCACCGACCTCACGCTGGTCTCCTGGGGAGCCATGGTGCACCGCTGCGTGGAAGCGATGGCGGGGCTGGAGGGCCGGGTGGAACTGCTCGATCTCAGGACCATCGCGCCCTGGGACCGTGAGGCCGTGCTTTCCTCGGTCAGAAAGACCGGTCGGTGCCTGATCGTGCACGAAGACAATCTGTCGGCCGGGTTTGGCGCCGAGATCGCGGGCACGCTGGCGCAGGACGCGTTCTGGTTCCTGGATGCCCCTATCGAGCGCCTGGCTCCCCGGGATATCCCGGTCCCCTATCACCCGGACCTTCTGGCGGAGGTGGTTCCCACGCCGGAGCGCATCCGGGCCTCCATCGACGCTCTGCTGGTTGCCTGA
- a CDS encoding Ig-like domain-containing protein yields MKTKLVGISLLAAIAAVPTAHAQGLGERIEVGVFGQYTKLDADLRMKRDVFGGGGRIGMSIYKWLGVEGDINLGKTEATRNPFEKITYRPFRALGTLTVPVTSSKKTSLILGVGYLNSVFANRATANEYEDGFATQLGVKICGSGKWGTRIDGLWDFNPSPNEQPLDGTSSNGSLRVGVTYALRGACAGEGETFDWALRIDPASATVNRGTDRQFALSAADAKSRPIELRNVQNLTCSSSDASVATVDNTGKVTAVKAGTATITCRGTVKKLDRTASSTVTVPAPDWNLTLSPSSGSTDVGKTLSFTSRAVDADNADLGAVTWSSANPSIASVNNGTVTCNAAGTTTITVSKTAYGTTKTQQATVECKALPAARVAFDTTLFSFDKAVVLKAGNDTLKVIVDVMKRNPNIRISIEGHTDWYGSESYNNKLAKSRAEAVYNQLMKVAGADAASLRGRVVWSSFGEQCILVRNGDTEQEPPPARRPRVSAANRQAQAANRRVEIWQLLDGQGAPTSCRSEGERAGRRSFGDLK; encoded by the coding sequence ATGAAGACAAAGCTGGTCGGAATCTCGCTGCTGGCCGCTATTGCAGCGGTACCGACGGCCCATGCTCAGGGCCTTGGCGAACGTATTGAAGTCGGCGTGTTCGGGCAGTACACCAAGCTCGACGCGGACCTGCGGATGAAGCGGGACGTCTTCGGCGGCGGTGGCCGCATCGGGATGTCCATTTACAAGTGGCTTGGTGTCGAGGGCGACATCAACCTCGGCAAGACCGAAGCCACCCGCAATCCATTCGAGAAGATCACCTATCGGCCGTTCCGGGCCCTGGGTACGCTGACGGTTCCCGTCACGTCGTCCAAGAAGACGTCGCTCATCCTTGGCGTTGGCTATCTGAACTCGGTGTTCGCGAATCGGGCCACGGCCAACGAATACGAAGACGGCTTCGCGACCCAGCTCGGCGTCAAGATCTGCGGCAGCGGCAAGTGGGGCACCCGGATCGACGGGCTGTGGGACTTCAACCCGTCGCCCAACGAACAGCCGCTCGATGGCACGTCCAGCAACGGTTCCCTGCGTGTCGGTGTGACGTACGCGCTGCGTGGTGCCTGCGCCGGAGAGGGTGAGACGTTCGATTGGGCACTGCGTATCGACCCGGCGAGCGCCACGGTGAACCGCGGCACGGACCGTCAGTTCGCGCTCAGCGCGGCGGACGCGAAGAGCCGTCCGATCGAGCTCCGCAACGTGCAGAACCTCACCTGCTCGTCGAGCGATGCCTCGGTCGCCACGGTGGACAACACCGGCAAGGTGACGGCGGTGAAGGCCGGTACGGCCACGATCACCTGCCGCGGCACGGTGAAGAAGCTGGATCGGACCGCGTCGTCGACCGTGACGGTGCCGGCGCCGGATTGGAACCTGACGCTGTCGCCGAGCAGTGGCTCGACGGATGTGGGCAAGACGCTGTCGTTCACGTCGCGTGCGGTGGATGCGGACAACGCCGATCTGGGCGCGGTGACGTGGTCGTCGGCCAACCCGTCGATCGCCTCGGTGAACAACGGCACGGTGACGTGCAACGCGGCCGGCACGACGACCATCACGGTCTCGAAGACGGCCTACGGCACGACGAAGACGCAGCAGGCGACGGTGGAGTGCAAGGCTCTGCCCGCGGCCCGCGTGGCGTTCGACACGACGCTGTTCAGCTTCGATAAGGCGGTGGTGCTGAAGGCGGGCAACGACACGCTCAAGGTCATCGTCGACGTGATGAAGCGGAACCCGAACATCCGCATCTCGATCGAAGGCCACACCGACTGGTACGGCTCGGAGTCGTACAACAACAAGCTGGCCAAGTCGCGTGCGGAAGCGGTGTACAACCAGCTGATGAAGGTGGCCGGTGCCGACGCCGCGTCCCTCCGCGGTCGTGTGGTGTGGTCGAGCTTCGGCGAGCAGTGCATCCTGGTGCGCAACGGCGATACGGAGCAGGAACCGCCGCCGGCGCGTCGTCCGCGGGTGTCGGCCGCGAACCGTCAGGCGCAGGCGGCCAACCGCCGCGTCGAGATCTGGCAGTTGCTCGATGGACAGGGCGCCCCGACGAGCTGCCGCTCGGAAGGTGAGCGCGCGGGCCGTCGGAGCTTCGGGGATCTGAAGTAA
- a CDS encoding polymorphic toxin type 46 domain-containing protein: protein MDLNTWLAQWAHKSQEVQGRVRTARTFLQQHYPTRPDRILSEIRCIDFSRPVSVPSLPVGTQLVGFKDPRVSPYRASYFTRAGIPMERLGVSSSGNLRTSPKVLPKTLYRYEVLVTVPEGEVLESTCGPAADMWSIIDRKVLASGGGLQYLIPNMNRYLRFIA, encoded by the coding sequence ATGGACTTGAACACTTGGCTTGCCCAGTGGGCCCACAAATCGCAGGAAGTCCAGGGTCGTGTCCGAACGGCACGCACGTTTCTGCAGCAGCACTATCCAACGCGTCCGGACCGGATCCTGAGTGAGATACGGTGCATCGATTTCTCCCGACCTGTCAGTGTTCCGTCTCTGCCGGTGGGAACGCAGCTCGTGGGTTTCAAGGACCCGCGGGTTTCACCGTACCGGGCCTCGTACTTCACCAGGGCCGGAATTCCCATGGAGCGACTGGGCGTTTCCTCCTCGGGAAACCTGCGGACGTCTCCGAAAGTCCTGCCCAAGACACTGTATCGATACGAGGTCCTGGTCACGGTTCCCGAAGGGGAGGTACTGGAGTCGACCTGCGGGCCTGCGGCCGACATGTGGTCCATCATCGATCGAAAGGTCCTGGCGAGTGGCGGGGGATTGCAGTACCTGATTCCGAACATGAATCGGTACCTCCGGTTCATTGCGTGA